A genomic segment from Salvia splendens isolate huo1 chromosome 13, SspV2, whole genome shotgun sequence encodes:
- the LOC121760040 gene encoding VQ motif-containing protein 9-like, whose translation MVYAAKKKMDNGFDDSASSAAYTNSGSSSTSSRDAYLKQLSRNSHKISKPNRKPLPLPPPASLSDGISILDPNSTNSQPQSQQPPVYNINKSDFRDVVQRLTGSPSHERFAAPPAPQTRPSSSRLQRIRPPPLSQIFNRPPPILPQTGGVQQPFTPLPPLPSVHPAAESPVSAYMRFLQSSAPAASASYLWPTPPRHPDALIPQSDGQRAAPPTESSVSAYMRFLTASPQWNAAAPQQFPASFASMPPFPAMPLSPLAFGCIPSPKSPYGALFSPTGQLGLPQLPLSPTPPVSSPRWKGIL comes from the coding sequence ATGGTTTATGCTGCGAAGAAGAAGATGGATAACGGATTCGACGATTCTGCTTCTTCCGCAGCCTACACCAACAGCGGAAGCAGCTCAACCAGCTCCAGAGACGCCTATCTCAAACAATTAAGCAGAAATTCGCACAAAATTTCAAAACCTAATCGGAAGCCGCTCCCCCTCCCTCCGCCGGCGTCGCTCTCCGACGGAATTTCGATTCTCGACCCTAATTCGACCAATTCGCAGCCGCAATCGCAGCAGCCTCCGGTCTACAACATCAATAAGAGCGATTTCCGCGACGTCGTCCAGAGGCTCACCGGCTCGCCGTCGCACGAGCGGTTCGCGGCGCCTCCGGCGCCGCAAACCAGGCCGTCGAGCTCTCGCCTGCAGAGAATCCGCCCCCCTCCCCTCTCTCAGATCTTCAATCGACCTCCTCCTATTCTCCCCCAAACAGGAGGCGTTCAGCAGCCGTTCACCCCTCTCCCGCCGCTGCCGTCCGTACACCCCGCCGCGGAGTCGCCGGTCTCCGCCTACATGCGGTTTCTCCAGTCCTCCGCCCCCGCCGCTTCGGCTTCCTACCTCTGGCCTACTCCACCGCGCCATCCCGACGCCCTAATTCCCCAATCCGACGGACAGCGGGCGGCTCCGCCGACGGAATCGTCGGTCTCTGCTTACATGCGGTTTCTCACTGCCTCGCCGCAGTGGAACGCCGCCGCGCCGCAGCAATTTCCGGCGTCTTTTGCTTCAATGCCTCCGTTTCCGGCGATGCCGCTTTCGCCGCTGGCGTTTGGGTGCATTCCTTCTCCTAAGTCTCCCTACGGCGCGCTGTTCTCGCCGACCGGTCAATTGGGGCTGCCGCAGCTGCCATTGTCGCCGACTCCGCCCGTTTCGAGCCCTAGGTGGAAGGGGATTCTCTAA
- the LOC121762916 gene encoding 14-3-3-like protein 16R produces the protein MAPREENVYMAKLAEQAERYEEMVEYMEKVSASLEDKEELSVEERNLLSVAYKNVIGARRASWRIISSIEQKEESRGNEDHVATIKEYRSKIEAELTKICEGILKLLNDRLVPSAGSGDSKVFYLKMKGDYHRYLAEFKTAAERKEAAESTLNAYKAAQDIANTELAPTHPIRLGLALNFSVFYYEILNSPDRACNLAKQAFDEAIAELDTLGEESYKDSTLIMQLLRDNLTLWTSDMQDEGADEAPKPEEPAAQQ, from the exons ATGGCGCCGCGCGAGGAGAACGTCTACATGGCGAAACTGGCCGAGCAGGCCGAGCGCTACGAGGAAATGGTGGAGTACATGGAGAAGGTCTCCGCGTCGCTCGAGGACAAGGAGGAGCTCTCCGTCGAGGAGCGCAACCTCCTCTCCGTCGCCTATAAGAACGTCATCGGCGCGCGGCGGGCGTCGTGGCGGATCATCTCCTCCATCGAGCAGAAGGAGGAGTCCAGGGGGAACGAGGACCACGTCGCCACCATCAAGGAGTACAGATCTAAGATCGAGGCCGAGCTCACCAAGATCTGCGAGGGAATCCTCAAGTTGCTCAACGATCGCCTCGTTCCGTCCGCCGGATCCGGCGATTCGAAGGTTTTCTACCTGAAGATGAAGGGCGATTACCATCGGTATCTGGCGGAGTTTAAGACGGCTGCGGAGAGGAAGGAGGCGGCTGAGAGCACTCTCAACGCTTACAAGGCGGCTCAG GACATAGCAAATACAGAACTTGCACCTACACATCCCATTCGATTGGGGCTGGCCCTGAACTTCTCTGTTTTCTACTACGAGATCTTGAACTCTCCTGACCGTGCTTGCAACCTTGCCAAACAG GCCTTCGATGAGGCCATTGCTGAGTTGGATACTCTTGGCGAGGAGTCCTACAAAGATAGCACTTTGATCATGCAACTTCTCCGAGACAACCTCACCTTGTGGACCTCTGATATGCAG GACGAAGGAGCGGATGAAGCTCCTAAACCTGAAGAACCTGCAGCTCAACAATGA
- the LOC121762686 gene encoding protein PHOSPHATE-INDUCED 1-like, translating to MASTILKLLAILSLLNLTFASRATPNSLVEDTQTQLLKYHKGALLHGKISVNLIWYGKFTSSQRAIVADFITSLSPSSPSQSQPSVAAWWKTTEKYYHLASKKQSLSLHLNNQILDDSYSIGKSLTENHLIDLASKGEKSNAINIVLTASDVAVDGFCQNRCGSHGSKSSAVNGKNQKFAYIWVGNSETQCAGYCAWPFHQPIYGPQSPPLISPNNDVGIDGMVINLSALLAGTATNPFGNGFYQGTADAPLEPATACPGVYAKGAYPGYAGDLLVEKTSGASYNAHGANGRKYVLPAIYDPSTSKCSTLV from the coding sequence ATGGCTTCCACCATTCTAAAGCTCCTAgctattctctctctcttaaatCTCACCTTCGCTTCACGAGCAACCCCCAATTCTCTAGTCGAAGACACACAAACTCAGCTCCTGAAATACCACAAAGGCGCTCTCCTCCACGGCAAAATCTCCGTCAACCTAATTTGGTACGGCAAATTCACCTCTTCTCAGCGCGCAATCGTCGCCGATTTCatcacttctctctctccttcCTCTCCCTCGCAATCGCAGCCATCCGTCGCCGCGTGGTGGAAAACAACGGAGAAGTACTACCACCTCGCCTCCAAAAAGCAATCCCTCTCTCTCCACCTCAACAACCAGATCCTCGACGATTCCTACTCGATCGGAAAATCTCTCACCGAAAACCACCTCATAGATCTGGCATCCAAGGGCGAGAAATCCAACGCGATCAACATTGTGCTAACCGCATCTGACGTCGCCGTCGACGGTTTCTGCCAGAACCGCTGCGGCAGCCACGGATCCAAATCGAGCGCTGTGAACGGGAAAAATCAGAAATTCGCTTACATTTGGGTAGGGAATTCGGAGACTCAGTGCGCTGGCTACTGCGCGTGGCCGTTCCACCAGCCGATCTACGGTCCGCAGAGCCCGCCGTTGATTTCTCCGAACAACGACGTCGGAATCGACGGAATGGTGATCAATTTGTCCGCGCTTTTGGCCGGAACCGCCACGAATCCTTTCGGAAACGGATTCTACCAAGGAACGGCGGATGCGCCGCTCGAGCCGGCGACGGCGTGCCCTGGGGTGTATGCGAAGGGAGCGTACCCTGGTTATGCCGGAGATTTGCTGGTGGAGAAGACTAGTGGTGCTAGCTATAATGCGCATGGTGCCAACGGCCGGAAATACGTGCTTCCCGCTATATATGATCCTTCTACATCCAAGTGCTCGACTTTGGTTTAA